The following proteins come from a genomic window of Streptomyces sp. Sge12:
- a CDS encoding alpha/beta hydrolase — MDYATLKAFKPSEFEEAADGYRTLGNSAQAAKEHVENAVATGMRKRLSGKAADAAQQQLQALAKNFHYTQTECGVISTALNGFAYDMAAAKRKLEAAIADAQADGCKVNDDGSVAFPAGQKPGAEKASEGGTVTGGAGGNETSDALERQAANIHPNPNYGKAMGYANRIADALKEATDADAKWEPKIRALKADDDLTVSASDWTDATSDAGGVRGAAEAYLGTIKPPPKNDWPQDNANWWNGLTEEQREAYISMHPASIGGLDGLPSAVRDDANRLVLAEQRAAKQVEYDAWLKKEPEHYKPYISPITGREVKGAMVPTEEWKEWEEKRKEIENGSKGMDDIQKRFDSYTGESNRPYLLGFDGKDMGRAIVSIGNPDTADNVVTYVPGTFAELKSIDGDINRAVLLQAEAERQDAAHSTASIVWLGYDAPQGITTDATETKWADNAREPLGNFIQGIEEANHRESGVNQTLLGHSYGSLVVGEAMSMHVDLPVDNAIMVGSPGVGVDHAKDLNIPPDRVFAATADWDLINIAPPPAGPLAPLNPKAYMELFDDHSIVHGTDPTSDDFGGQVFEVPDGKLPLTDWELMPAHSQYWEATPLGSLGKIVTGGRP, encoded by the coding sequence ATGGACTACGCCACTCTCAAGGCCTTCAAGCCGTCCGAGTTCGAGGAAGCCGCCGACGGCTACCGCACCTTGGGCAACTCGGCCCAGGCGGCCAAGGAGCACGTCGAGAACGCGGTCGCCACGGGCATGCGCAAGCGGTTGAGCGGCAAGGCGGCGGACGCCGCGCAGCAACAGCTCCAGGCCCTGGCGAAGAACTTCCACTACACGCAGACCGAATGCGGTGTGATCAGTACTGCGCTCAACGGTTTCGCCTACGACATGGCGGCCGCCAAGCGAAAGCTGGAAGCGGCGATCGCGGACGCCCAGGCGGACGGCTGCAAGGTGAACGACGACGGCTCGGTCGCGTTCCCCGCCGGACAGAAGCCGGGCGCCGAGAAGGCCTCGGAGGGCGGGACCGTGACCGGTGGTGCGGGAGGGAACGAGACCTCCGACGCCTTGGAACGCCAGGCGGCGAACATCCACCCCAACCCCAACTACGGCAAGGCGATGGGGTACGCGAACCGCATCGCCGACGCGCTCAAGGAAGCGACGGACGCAGACGCCAAGTGGGAGCCGAAGATCCGGGCGCTCAAGGCCGACGACGACCTGACCGTGTCCGCGAGTGACTGGACCGACGCCACCTCCGACGCGGGAGGCGTGCGCGGGGCGGCCGAGGCGTACCTCGGCACGATCAAGCCGCCGCCGAAGAACGACTGGCCCCAGGACAACGCCAACTGGTGGAACGGCCTCACCGAGGAACAGCGCGAGGCCTACATATCCATGCACCCCGCGAGCATCGGGGGCCTCGACGGCCTCCCCTCCGCCGTGCGCGACGACGCGAACCGCCTCGTCCTCGCGGAGCAGCGCGCCGCCAAGCAGGTGGAGTACGACGCCTGGCTCAAGAAGGAGCCGGAGCACTACAAGCCCTACATCAGCCCCATCACGGGCCGCGAGGTGAAGGGCGCGATGGTCCCTACGGAGGAGTGGAAGGAGTGGGAGGAGAAGAGGAAGGAGATCGAGAACGGCTCCAAGGGCATGGACGACATACAGAAACGATTCGACAGCTACACGGGCGAGAGCAACCGCCCCTATCTCCTCGGCTTCGACGGCAAGGACATGGGGCGCGCCATCGTCTCGATCGGCAACCCGGACACCGCCGACAACGTGGTGACGTACGTGCCCGGGACGTTCGCCGAGTTGAAGTCCATCGACGGCGACATCAACAGGGCCGTACTGCTCCAGGCCGAGGCGGAGCGCCAGGATGCCGCGCACTCGACGGCCTCGATCGTATGGCTCGGTTACGACGCCCCGCAGGGCATCACGACCGATGCGACGGAGACCAAGTGGGCGGACAACGCCAGGGAGCCGCTCGGTAATTTCATCCAGGGGATCGAGGAAGCCAACCACCGCGAGAGCGGCGTGAACCAGACGCTCCTGGGGCACAGCTACGGGTCCCTGGTGGTGGGCGAGGCGATGAGCATGCACGTGGACCTGCCGGTCGACAACGCGATCATGGTGGGCAGTCCGGGCGTGGGAGTGGACCACGCGAAGGACCTGAACATACCGCCGGACCGGGTCTTCGCGGCCACGGCGGACTGGGACCTCATCAACATCGCCCCGCCGCCGGCCGGGCCCTTGGCACCCCTCAACCCGAAGGCTTACATGGAGCTCTTCGACGACCATTCGATCGTCCACGGAACCGACCCGACCAGCGACGACTTCGGGGGCCAGGTCTTCGAGGTCCCCGACGGGAAGCTGCCGCTCACCGACTGGGAACTGATGCCCGCGCACTCCCAGTACTGGGAAGCGACCCCCCTCGGTAGCCTGGGGAAGATCGTTACGGGAGGTCG